A single genomic interval of Solimonas sp. K1W22B-7 harbors:
- a CDS encoding SPFH domain-containing protein → MGAFFFYALVIFAVVTLFKGVVTVPQGKEYTIERFGKYRATFGPGLHWLVPWVDRVGRKLSLMEQVLDVPSQEVITKDNAMVGVDGVVFFQILDAPKAAYEVQNLELAVMQLTMTNLRTVMGSMDLDELLSQRDHINAKLLTVVDEATTPWGIKVTRIEIKDIRPPSDLVDSMARQMKAEREKRANILEAEGFRQAAILKAEGERQSQILVAEGEKQQAILDAEGRKEAAFRDAEARERQAEAEARATMMVSQAIEKGDVQAINYFVATKYIEVLGRIATSPNEKLVLMPLEAGSVIGALGGIAELTKKVGGATK, encoded by the coding sequence ATGGGCGCTTTCTTCTTCTACGCGTTGGTGATCTTCGCGGTCGTCACCCTGTTCAAGGGCGTGGTCACCGTGCCGCAGGGCAAGGAATACACGATCGAGCGCTTCGGCAAGTACCGCGCCACCTTCGGTCCGGGCCTGCACTGGCTGGTGCCCTGGGTGGACCGCGTCGGCCGCAAGCTGTCGCTGATGGAGCAGGTGCTGGACGTGCCCTCGCAGGAGGTCATCACCAAGGACAACGCCATGGTCGGTGTCGACGGCGTGGTGTTCTTCCAGATCCTGGACGCGCCCAAGGCTGCCTACGAGGTGCAGAACCTGGAGCTGGCGGTGATGCAGCTGACCATGACCAACCTGCGCACCGTGATGGGTTCCATGGACCTGGACGAACTGCTCAGCCAGCGCGACCACATCAACGCCAAGCTGCTGACGGTGGTGGACGAAGCCACCACGCCTTGGGGCATCAAGGTCACCCGCATCGAGATCAAGGACATCCGTCCGCCGTCCGACCTGGTCGACTCGATGGCGCGCCAGATGAAGGCCGAGCGCGAGAAGCGCGCCAACATCTTGGAGGCCGAGGGTTTCCGCCAGGCCGCGATCCTCAAGGCCGAAGGCGAGCGCCAGTCGCAGATCCTGGTCGCCGAGGGCGAGAAGCAGCAGGCGATCCTCGACGCCGAGGGCCGCAAGGAAGCCGCCTTCCGCGACGCCGAGGCCCGCGAGCGCCAGGCCGAGGCCGAGGCCCGCGCCACCATGATGGTGTCGCAGGCCATCGAGAAGGGCGACGTGCAGGCGATCAACTATTTCGTCGCCACCAAGTACATCGAAGTGCTGGGTCGCATTGCCACCAGCCCCAACGAGAAGCTGGTGCTGATGCCGCTGGAAGCCGGCAGCGTCATCGGCGCGCTCGGCGGTATCGCCGAGCTGACCAAGAAAGTCGGCGGCGCCACCAAGTAG
- a CDS encoding protein-methionine-sulfoxide reductase heme-binding subunit MsrQ, with the protein MGALQRPLLWWRLAAWTLGMAPLAWLGGCVATARLGANPVEFLEHQTGLWALRILLATLAMTPLRRLTGRGEAIQVRRLLGLWAYFWITLHFTIYLTFDLEWSAAQLAKDLVKRTYITLGFSAWLLLLPLALTSTRGWQRRLKRRWALLHRLIYPAAILGCLHFLWLVKSDVREPAMYIGILAVLLLARLRRRPAPGPLTEG; encoded by the coding sequence ATGGGCGCGCTGCAACGACCGCTGCTGTGGTGGCGCCTGGCCGCTTGGACGCTGGGAATGGCGCCGTTGGCCTGGCTGGGCGGGTGCGTGGCCACGGCGCGCCTCGGCGCCAACCCGGTGGAGTTCCTGGAGCACCAGACCGGGCTATGGGCGCTGCGCATCCTGCTGGCGACGCTGGCGATGACGCCGCTGCGGCGCCTCACGGGCCGCGGCGAGGCGATCCAGGTCAGGCGCCTGCTGGGGCTCTGGGCCTACTTCTGGATCACGCTGCATTTCACGATCTACCTGACCTTCGACCTCGAATGGTCGGCGGCTCAGCTGGCCAAGGACCTGGTCAAGCGCACCTACATCACCCTGGGCTTCTCGGCCTGGCTGCTGCTGCTGCCGCTGGCGCTGACCTCGACACGCGGCTGGCAGCGGCGGTTGAAGCGGCGCTGGGCATTGCTGCATCGCCTGATCTACCCCGCGGCGATCCTCGGCTGCCTGCACTTCCTGTGGCTGGTGAAGTCGGATGTGCGGGAGCCGGCGATGTACATCGGGATACTGGCGGTGTTGTTACTGGCGCGCTTGCGACGGCGCCCGGCGCCCGGTCCACTCACCGAAGGTTGA
- the msrP gene encoding protein-methionine-sulfoxide reductase catalytic subunit MsrP produces the protein MLIRILPPSAVPSSEITPEPAYYSRRDILARMGLGTAALLASGCGEAAAPAVPPAAPAPGAGLKIAKRSEQAGGETQTPFETTSTYNNYYEFGTDKGDPARNAHTLRTRPWSVAVEGECEAPGRIDLDGLIKPHALEERVYRHRCVEAWSIVVPWVGFPLAELLKRFKPTSKAKYVAFETLYDKEQMPLARWSGLELPYKEGLRIDEAMHPLAFVSVGMYGKILPNQNGAPLRLILPWKYGYKSIKSVVRIRFTERAPVTTWNQMAPNEYGFYSNVNPDVDHPRWSQASERRLGELFKRKTLPYNGYPEVASLYTGMDPKKLY, from the coding sequence ATGCTGATCCGCATCCTGCCGCCGTCCGCCGTCCCGTCCAGCGAGATCACGCCGGAGCCGGCCTACTACTCGCGCCGCGACATCCTGGCGCGGATGGGCCTGGGCACCGCCGCGCTGCTGGCCTCCGGCTGCGGCGAGGCCGCCGCCCCTGCCGTCCCGCCCGCGGCCCCGGCGCCTGGGGCAGGCCTGAAGATCGCCAAACGCAGCGAACAGGCCGGCGGCGAGACCCAGACGCCCTTCGAGACCACCAGCACCTACAACAACTACTACGAGTTCGGCACCGACAAGGGCGACCCGGCGCGCAACGCCCACACCCTGCGCACCCGGCCCTGGTCGGTGGCGGTGGAGGGCGAGTGCGAGGCGCCGGGCCGCATCGACCTGGACGGACTGATCAAGCCGCATGCGCTGGAAGAGCGCGTCTATCGCCACCGCTGCGTCGAGGCCTGGAGCATCGTGGTGCCCTGGGTGGGCTTTCCGCTGGCCGAGCTGCTGAAGCGCTTCAAGCCGACCTCGAAAGCGAAGTACGTCGCTTTCGAGACCCTGTACGACAAGGAGCAGATGCCGCTGGCGCGCTGGAGCGGCCTGGAGCTGCCCTACAAGGAAGGCCTGCGCATCGACGAGGCCATGCACCCGCTGGCCTTCGTCTCGGTGGGCATGTACGGCAAGATCCTGCCCAACCAGAACGGCGCACCGCTGCGCCTGATCCTGCCCTGGAAGTACGGCTACAAGAGCATCAAGTCGGTGGTGCGCATCCGCTTCACCGAGCGCGCGCCGGTCACCACCTGGAACCAGATGGCGCCCAACGAATACGGCTTCTATTCCAATGTGAACCCGGACGTGGATCATCCGCGCTGGAGCCAGGCCAGCGAGCGCCGCCTGGGCGAGCTGTTCAAGCGCAAGACCCTGCCCTACAACGGCTATCCCGAGGTGGCCTCGCTCTACACCGGCATGGACCCGAAAAAGCTGTACTGA
- a CDS encoding SufE family protein has product MELDELIETFEFLGDWEERYRYLIDLGRKLPPMPVEEHTEANKVRGCMSQVWFAHDLKPGSPPTLELRGDSDAHIVKGLIALLFTVVSGKTPQQVLDTDIGEIFTRLGLENHITMNRRNGFYSMVERIQNIAHEELARA; this is encoded by the coding sequence ATGGAGCTGGACGAGCTGATCGAGACTTTCGAGTTCCTGGGCGACTGGGAGGAGCGCTATCGCTATCTGATCGACCTGGGCCGCAAGCTGCCGCCGATGCCGGTGGAGGAACACACCGAGGCCAACAAGGTGCGCGGCTGCATGTCGCAGGTCTGGTTTGCCCACGACCTCAAGCCGGGCTCGCCGCCGACCCTGGAACTGCGCGGCGATTCCGACGCCCATATCGTCAAGGGCTTGATCGCGCTGCTGTTTACGGTGGTCTCCGGCAAGACGCCGCAGCAGGTCCTGGACACCGACATCGGCGAAATCTTCACCCGCCTGGGGCTGGAGAACCACATCACGATGAACCGCCGCAACGGCTTTTATTCTATGGTGGAGCGGATCCAGAACATCGCGCACGAGGAGTTGGCACGCGCGTAA
- a CDS encoding NfeD family protein, with the protein MDVLYWHWWALGLALLVAEMLLPTGFVLLWIGASAIIVGTLSWVLPLAWQLELVLFAVLSLASFLVWKKFRPEVQESDQPMLNRRGQSYVGRTFTLRDPIVNGVGKLRVDDSQWRITGPDVPEGTQVRVIRADGATLHVESL; encoded by the coding sequence ATGGATGTCCTCTATTGGCACTGGTGGGCGCTCGGGCTGGCGCTGCTGGTGGCCGAGATGCTGCTGCCCACCGGCTTCGTGCTGCTGTGGATCGGCGCCTCGGCGATCATCGTCGGCACCCTGAGCTGGGTGCTGCCGCTGGCCTGGCAGCTGGAGCTGGTGCTGTTCGCCGTGCTGTCGCTGGCCAGCTTCCTGGTGTGGAAGAAATTCCGCCCCGAGGTGCAGGAGAGCGACCAGCCGATGCTCAATCGCCGCGGCCAGTCCTACGTCGGCCGCACCTTCACGCTGCGCGACCCGATCGTCAACGGTGTCGGCAAGCTGCGCGTCGACGACTCGCAGTGGCGCATCACCGGCCCTGACGTGCCCGAGGGCACGCAGGTGCGCGTGATCCGCGCCGACGGCGCCACACTGCACGTGGAGTCGCTGTAA
- a CDS encoding penicillin acylase family protein, whose product MRKLLIGGLAAAWVLSAGCSRSDSRTETSGPPPGGAKYSADITRTSLGIPHIKAQDYGSLGYGYGYVFAEDNLCVMQEDFVTIRGQRARYFGRDGSYTIQPNGVTASNVDSDFYWRSSATDAAIAPARNNTLADYKNVTRGFVDGYNRYIRELKAGGHSGRHASCRGADWLFEIEENDMYRRYYRLALVASGSVWINEIATAAPPPLPPAGAAASAARAAKAAEPTAGQKAAALKSDPGPFRFFQRDKNFGSNMYALGKDATSDGRSVVYGNPHFPWIGTERLYLAHATIPGRFDTMGASLYGVPAILIGFNDHLAWSHTVSTAYRFTFYELTLNPANPRQYLYDGQMRDMTAVPVTIQVKNADGSLTDESRTLYQTHYGPVLVLKAAGIPILGWNNLKAYALRDANAENDSLINQFARWNQAESLDEFIRLHGEILGIPWVNTVASGPGGKAYYGDLSVVPNVPDSKVTTCQALPLHQVVQLLAPGLPLLDGSRSACEWDTDADAPRPGIFGPSNLPKIQRDDWVHNCNDSYWLTNPAEPIEGYAGIIGSEGSARSLRTRLCIQQITRRLDGSDGRPGNRFDIDTLQDVALSSQILSAQMERDTVVNTLCRLPTLVGSSGPVDVAAACEALRNWDLKANLDSRGAHIWREFYRRIAGPLLPLPIGPANPLLFLTPFSVSDPVNTPRGLNVLLPTVSQAFADAVQAVADAGFAPDTPMGEIQHPGHIDKSIPIFGGEDFEGAFTVVVAGPISEEGYNVDYGNSYIQTVTWGANGVEAEGFLTYSESTDPANPHFSDFSREYSAKRWHKLPFKAAEIEADAIRKYRLTE is encoded by the coding sequence ATGCGCAAGTTGCTGATCGGCGGCCTGGCGGCCGCGTGGGTCCTTTCCGCCGGCTGCAGCCGCTCCGACAGCCGGACCGAGACCTCCGGACCGCCCCCGGGCGGGGCGAAGTACAGCGCCGACATCACCCGCACTTCGCTGGGCATCCCGCACATCAAGGCGCAGGACTACGGCAGCCTGGGCTATGGCTATGGCTACGTCTTCGCCGAGGACAATCTCTGCGTGATGCAGGAGGACTTCGTCACCATCCGTGGCCAGCGCGCGCGCTACTTCGGCCGCGACGGCAGCTACACGATCCAGCCCAACGGCGTCACCGCCAGCAACGTCGACAGCGACTTCTACTGGCGCTCTTCGGCCACCGATGCCGCCATCGCGCCGGCGCGCAACAACACCCTGGCCGACTACAAGAACGTCACCCGCGGCTTCGTCGATGGCTACAACCGCTACATCCGCGAACTGAAGGCCGGCGGCCACAGCGGCCGTCACGCCAGCTGCCGTGGTGCCGACTGGCTGTTCGAGATCGAGGAGAACGACATGTACCGTCGTTACTACCGCCTGGCTTTGGTCGCCTCGGGCTCGGTCTGGATCAACGAGATTGCCACCGCCGCGCCGCCGCCGTTGCCGCCGGCCGGTGCCGCGGCCAGCGCCGCGCGTGCCGCCAAGGCGGCCGAGCCCACGGCCGGGCAGAAGGCCGCCGCGCTGAAGAGCGACCCGGGCCCGTTCCGCTTCTTCCAGCGCGACAAGAACTTCGGCAGCAACATGTACGCCCTGGGCAAGGACGCCACCAGCGACGGCCGCTCGGTGGTCTACGGCAACCCGCATTTCCCCTGGATCGGCACCGAGCGCCTGTACCTGGCGCATGCCACGATCCCCGGCAGGTTCGACACCATGGGCGCCTCGCTCTACGGCGTGCCGGCGATCCTGATCGGCTTCAACGACCACCTGGCCTGGAGCCACACGGTTTCCACCGCCTACCGCTTCACCTTCTACGAACTGACGCTGAACCCGGCCAACCCGCGCCAGTACCTGTACGACGGCCAGATGCGCGACATGACCGCCGTGCCGGTCACCATCCAGGTGAAGAACGCCGATGGCAGCCTCACAGACGAGAGCCGCACCCTGTACCAGACCCACTACGGCCCGGTGCTGGTGCTCAAGGCCGCCGGCATCCCGATCCTGGGCTGGAACAACCTCAAGGCCTACGCGCTGCGCGACGCCAACGCCGAGAACGACAGCCTGATCAACCAGTTCGCGCGCTGGAACCAGGCGGAGAGCCTGGACGAGTTCATCCGCCTGCACGGCGAGATCCTGGGCATCCCCTGGGTCAACACCGTGGCCAGCGGCCCCGGCGGCAAGGCCTACTACGGCGACCTCAGCGTGGTGCCGAACGTGCCCGACTCGAAGGTCACCACCTGCCAGGCCCTGCCGCTGCACCAGGTGGTACAGCTGCTGGCGCCGGGCCTGCCGCTGCTGGACGGCTCGCGCTCCGCCTGCGAGTGGGACACCGACGCGGACGCACCGCGCCCCGGCATCTTCGGGCCCTCGAACCTGCCCAAGATCCAGCGCGACGACTGGGTCCACAACTGCAATGACAGCTACTGGCTGACCAACCCGGCCGAGCCCATCGAGGGCTATGCCGGCATCATCGGCTCCGAGGGCAGCGCCCGCTCGCTGCGCACGCGCCTGTGCATCCAGCAGATCACCAGGCGCCTCGACGGCAGCGACGGCCGTCCCGGCAACCGCTTCGACATCGACACGCTGCAGGACGTGGCGCTGTCCAGCCAGATCCTGTCGGCGCAGATGGAGCGCGACACGGTGGTGAACACGCTGTGCCGCCTGCCGACCCTGGTCGGCAGTTCCGGCCCGGTCGACGTCGCCGCCGCCTGCGAGGCGCTGCGCAACTGGGACCTGAAGGCCAACCTGGATTCGCGCGGCGCGCACATCTGGCGCGAGTTCTACCGCCGCATCGCCGGCCCGCTGCTGCCGCTGCCGATCGGCCCCGCGAACCCGCTGCTGTTCCTCACGCCGTTCTCGGTCAGCGACCCGGTCAACACGCCGCGCGGACTCAACGTGCTGCTGCCGACCGTGAGCCAGGCCTTCGCGGACGCGGTCCAGGCGGTCGCCGATGCCGGCTTCGCGCCCGACACGCCGATGGGCGAGATCCAGCACCCGGGACACATCGACAAGAGCATCCCGATCTTCGGCGGCGAGGATTTCGAGGGCGCCTTCACCGTCGTCGTCGCCGGCCCGATCTCGGAAGAGGGCTACAACGTCGACTACGGCAACAGCTACATCCAGACCGTGACCTGGGGTGCCAACGGCGTGGAGGCGGAAGGCTTCCTGACCTACTCCGAGTCCACCGACCCGGCCAACCCGCACTTCTCCGACTTCAGCCGCGAATACTCGGCCAAGCGCTGGCACAAGCTGCCGTTCAAGGCAGCGGAGATCGAGGCCGATGCGATCCGGAAGTACCGGTTGACGGAATGA
- a CDS encoding PPK2 family polyphosphate kinase, whose product MPKNGFAAVKSPYLVPHDGTFRVSKAATKPPAKQADKEVCKLWLAEAVQELSTLQHILYANDYHSVLLVFQAMDAAGKDSTIRAVLTGVDPAGCDVHAFKRPSLQELDHDFLWRTATRLPERGRIGVFNRSYYEEVLAVRVHPEYLNYQKLPRIPKKLDDLWEERYESIRDHEKHLARNGTLILKFWLNVSKNEQRERFLARLDEPEKNWKFESADIAERGFWKQYMQSYEAALNATSRPWAPWYAIPADNKHFMRATVAELVVASMKKLDLRYPELEAEEKARFDEMRTQLQKDR is encoded by the coding sequence ATGCCCAAGAACGGCTTCGCCGCGGTCAAGAGTCCCTACCTGGTCCCCCACGACGGGACCTTCCGTGTGTCCAAGGCAGCTACCAAGCCGCCCGCGAAGCAGGCCGACAAGGAGGTCTGCAAGCTGTGGCTGGCCGAGGCGGTGCAGGAGCTCTCCACGCTGCAGCACATCCTCTATGCCAACGACTACCACAGCGTGCTGCTGGTGTTCCAGGCGATGGACGCCGCCGGCAAGGACAGCACCATTCGCGCCGTGCTCACCGGCGTCGATCCTGCCGGCTGCGACGTGCATGCCTTCAAGCGTCCCTCGCTGCAGGAGTTGGACCACGACTTCCTCTGGCGCACCGCCACGCGCCTGCCCGAGCGCGGCCGCATCGGCGTGTTCAACCGCAGCTACTACGAGGAAGTGCTGGCGGTGCGTGTGCACCCGGAATACCTCAACTACCAGAAGCTGCCGCGCATCCCGAAGAAGCTGGACGATCTCTGGGAAGAACGCTACGAGTCGATCCGCGACCACGAGAAGCACCTGGCGCGCAACGGCACGCTGATCCTCAAGTTCTGGCTCAACGTCTCGAAGAACGAGCAGCGCGAACGCTTCCTGGCGCGGCTCGACGAGCCCGAGAAGAACTGGAAGTTCGAGAGCGCCGACATCGCCGAGCGCGGATTCTGGAAGCAGTACATGCAGTCCTACGAGGCCGCCCTCAACGCCACCTCGCGCCCCTGGGCCCCCTGGTACGCGATCCCCGCCGACAACAAGCACTTCATGCGCGCCACCGTAGCGGAACTGGTCGTCGCCAGCATGAAGAAGCTGGACCTGCGCTACCCGGAACTGGAGGCGGAGGAGAAGGCACGGTTCGACGAGATGCGGACGCAGTTGCAGAAGGACCGATGA
- the trhA gene encoding PAQR family membrane homeostasis protein TrhA produces MTGAENLYSFGEEVSHAVTHGLGVVLSIAGLVILVAKATLYGNAWHIVAASIFGSTLVLMYAASTLYHSIPLPGAKRILRVLDHSLIYFLIAGTYTPFTLITLRGPWGWGLFAFTWGLALAGVVFKIFATGKYEKVSLAIYLMMGWCALVAIKPLLVALEPAALWLVLAGGLTYSGGVAFYTWTSLRYHHAVWHLFVLGGSVLHFFAILIYVIPGANG; encoded by the coding sequence ATCACCGGGGCCGAGAATCTCTACTCCTTCGGGGAAGAGGTCAGCCATGCCGTGACCCACGGCCTGGGCGTGGTGCTGTCGATCGCCGGCCTGGTGATCCTGGTCGCCAAGGCCACGCTCTACGGCAACGCCTGGCATATCGTCGCCGCCAGCATCTTCGGCAGCACCCTGGTGCTGATGTACGCCGCCTCCACGCTGTACCACTCGATCCCGCTGCCGGGCGCCAAGCGCATCCTGCGCGTGCTCGACCACTCGCTGATCTACTTCCTGATCGCCGGCACCTACACGCCGTTCACCCTGATCACCCTGCGCGGCCCCTGGGGCTGGGGCCTGTTCGCCTTCACCTGGGGCCTGGCCCTGGCCGGCGTGGTGTTCAAGATCTTCGCCACCGGCAAGTACGAAAAGGTGTCGCTGGCGATCTACCTGATGATGGGCTGGTGCGCCCTGGTCGCCATCAAGCCGCTGCTGGTGGCGCTGGAGCCGGCCGCGCTGTGGCTGGTGCTGGCGGGCGGCCTGACCTACAGCGGCGGCGTCGCCTTCTACACCTGGACCAGCCTGCGCTACCACCACGCGGTCTGGCATCTGTTCGTGCTGGGCGGCAGCGTGCTGCACTTCTTCGCGATCCTGATCTACGTGATTCCGGGCGCCAACGGGTAA